The genome window CGGAGCCGAACTGGAAGTCGTCGACGTCGAGCCGCCAGTCCTCGAGCGAGCCCCGGAGCTCGAAGAGGACTGGGGTGAGTAACCTTGAAAGTAGGAATACTCTACTCACGCATCCGCAAGGACGAGAAGTTGCTGCTCAACGCGCTTCGCGAGCGCGACCACGAGGTCGAGAAGATCGACGTTCGCAAGCAGACGTTCGATATCAGCGAGGCCCCCGAGGGCCTTGGTGACCTCGACGTCGTCGTAGACCGCTGTCTCGCCACGAGTCGAAGCCTGTACGCCACGCAGTTCTTCGAGGCGTACGGCATCCCCGTGGTCAACAGCCACGAGACCGCGGACA of Natrarchaeobaculum sulfurireducens contains these proteins:
- the lysW gene encoding lysine biosynthesis protein LysW; its protein translation is MTECVECGAEVSLHDDLEVGEIVDCTTCGAELEVVDVEPPVLERAPELEEDWGE